One region of Gaiellales bacterium genomic DNA includes:
- a CDS encoding amidohydrolase family protein yields the protein MRIDLHQHLWPGPLIERLRARTAPPALEGRNGETVLRLEHEPDCVVDLGRHGLEHRLAALDEAGIDTVVVSLSAPLGIEALPAAEAEGLVSAYHEGLADVVSRAHGRIRGWAAVPLAAPDAGAAVVSAALDQGFVGASLPSAALAGSREIDRLAPLLDLLEGRGAPLFVHPGPAPGTAPYARDDGMPVWWPNLGAYPGLSIAAFFAWRACGAARWPALRLCFAMLAGAGPFLEERWRTFSGEPGAIDRNVFVDTASGGRLALECALATYGVEQVVFGTDIPVIGAGPVSRALAELGPAVEQAVTASNPARLLERME from the coding sequence ATGCGCATCGACCTCCACCAGCATCTCTGGCCCGGCCCGCTGATCGAGCGGCTCCGCGCCCGCACGGCGCCCCCGGCCCTCGAGGGGCGCAACGGCGAGACGGTGCTGCGGCTCGAGCACGAGCCGGACTGCGTGGTGGATCTCGGCCGGCACGGGCTGGAACACCGCCTGGCGGCCCTCGATGAGGCCGGCATCGACACGGTCGTCGTGTCGCTCTCGGCTCCCCTCGGCATCGAGGCGCTCCCCGCAGCGGAGGCCGAGGGGCTGGTGTCCGCGTATCACGAGGGGCTGGCCGACGTCGTATCGAGGGCACACGGCCGCATCCGGGGATGGGCGGCCGTACCGCTCGCGGCGCCGGACGCCGGTGCCGCTGTCGTCTCGGCCGCCCTCGACCAGGGGTTCGTCGGCGCGTCTCTGCCCAGCGCCGCACTCGCCGGCAGCCGCGAGATCGACCGCCTGGCACCGCTGCTCGACCTGCTAGAAGGCCGGGGCGCGCCGCTGTTCGTGCACCCCGGACCCGCGCCCGGTACCGCCCCCTACGCCCGCGACGACGGCATGCCGGTCTGGTGGCCGAACCTCGGCGCGTATCCGGGCCTCAGCATCGCCGCGTTCTTCGCCTGGCGAGCGTGCGGGGCCGCCCGCTGGCCGGCGCTGCGCCTCTGTTTTGCGATGCTGGCCGGCGCGGGGCCGTTCCTCGAGGAGCGCTGGCGGACGTTCAGCGGAGAGCCGGGGGCGATCGACCGCAACGTGTTCGTCGACACGGCCTCGGGCGGCCGGCTGGCGCTCGAGTGTGCTCTCGCCACCTATGGGGTCGAGCAGGTCGTGTTCGGAACCGATATTCCCGTCATCGGCGCCGGGCCGGTGAGCCGGGCGCTGGCAGAGCTCGGGCCCGCGGTGGAGCAGGCGGTCACCGCGT
- a CDS encoding LacI family DNA-binding transcriptional regulator: MTKRPAERKRATLRELSAITGLSPAGVSYALRGQRVSAATEQRVRAAADRIGFRTDPVARALRGGRTQLVGVVGGSLADLWHQQFVAGVQSALRRHGLRMVLADAAGDAGEEVAVARDLADQRVDGLIVLPIDPTAEGWHDVAARTPTVSVNASLETPAGAVRFDSEAGIELALEHLRELGHRRIVALGGGPHATPRRAGLRRVRCGPSMGEARAAALRALRATQRPTAVFTLSDTVAYGVYAACRDLRLNVPEDLSVVGFDDIPVSALLDPPLTVVGWDTDRAVDCAVEMLVEAIEGSAAGEIVIEPRLRVRDSTAAPLPSGRPRR; the protein is encoded by the coding sequence GTGACGAAGCGGCCGGCCGAACGCAAGCGAGCCACGCTCCGCGAGCTGTCAGCGATCACGGGCCTGTCGCCGGCGGGGGTCTCGTACGCGTTGCGCGGCCAGCGGGTGTCGGCGGCGACCGAGCAGCGCGTCCGCGCGGCGGCCGACCGGATCGGCTTCCGCACCGACCCGGTGGCCCGGGCGCTGAGGGGCGGCCGGACGCAGCTGGTCGGCGTGGTCGGCGGCAGCCTCGCCGACCTATGGCATCAGCAGTTCGTCGCCGGCGTGCAGTCCGCGCTTCGGCGGCACGGGCTGCGAATGGTGCTGGCCGATGCCGCCGGCGACGCCGGCGAGGAGGTGGCGGTCGCTCGTGACCTCGCCGACCAGCGCGTGGACGGGCTGATCGTGCTGCCGATCGACCCGACCGCGGAGGGATGGCACGACGTGGCTGCGCGGACGCCCACCGTCTCCGTGAACGCATCCCTGGAGACGCCGGCCGGCGCGGTCCGGTTCGACTCCGAGGCGGGGATCGAGCTGGCGCTCGAGCACCTGCGCGAGCTCGGTCACCGCCGCATCGTCGCGCTCGGCGGCGGGCCGCACGCAACTCCGCGACGCGCGGGGCTGCGGCGCGTGCGGTGCGGGCCGTCGATGGGTGAGGCGCGGGCGGCGGCACTGCGCGCGCTGCGGGCGACGCAGCGCCCGACCGCCGTGTTCACGCTGTCCGACACTGTTGCCTATGGGGTCTACGCCGCCTGCCGCGACCTTCGCTTGAACGTCCCCGAGGATCTTAGCGTTGTCGGTTTCGACGACATACCGGTGTCGGCGTTGCTCGATCCCCCGCTCACCGTGGTCGGGTGGGACACGGACCGCGCCGTCGACTGCGCGGTCGAGATGCTGGTCGAGGCGATCGAGGGCAGCGCTGCAGGAGAGATCGTGATCGAGCCGCGGCTCCGGGTGCGGGACAGCACCGCCGCGCCGTTGCCCTCCGGACGCCCCCGGCGGTAG
- a CDS encoding FAD-linked oxidase C-terminal domain-containing protein, producing MEPEPLTSGVLPSLAGVVGADHVLAPPPAAYLSDETGRGLRGTARAVVLPGSAAQAADVVAICYRHGIPITPRGGGTGVSGGAVPDGGIVISLERLDRVRSFDPLLWRIEVEAGVTTARLHALALESGLAFPPDPGASEQSQIGGNIATNAGGPHAFRYGVTRRWVTGLEVVLAPGRLVRLGGPTRKDVAGYDLIGLLTGSEGTLGLVTAAWLRLVPAPEARHVVVGVYERDRAACDAIERILGSGIEAAAIELLDATAARLGGAGFPGTVPEGALLLAEADGSHAEAAARRDALVEAMAGGGGSAFMLPDAGAAWRWRDGLSSRLAAVEGGKLSEDVAVPLDRLGDLVESVPQVGRSHGLVGLSFGHAGDGNMHSSFLADPADRARFAAAEAAREELLSLAIELGGTISAEHGLGSVKAGRLADQWPAEAVAAHRAVKAALDPENLFNPGKKV from the coding sequence ATGGAGCCGGAGCCCTTGACCAGCGGAGTGCTGCCCTCGCTTGCCGGCGTCGTGGGCGCCGACCACGTGCTCGCGCCGCCGCCCGCGGCGTACCTCTCCGACGAGACCGGCCGGGGGCTGCGCGGCACCGCCCGCGCGGTGGTGCTGCCGGGCAGCGCCGCGCAGGCGGCGGACGTGGTGGCAATCTGCTACCGGCACGGCATCCCGATCACGCCCCGCGGCGGTGGCACCGGCGTCTCCGGCGGGGCGGTCCCCGACGGCGGGATCGTGATCAGCCTGGAGCGGCTGGACCGGGTGCGCAGCTTCGACCCGCTGCTCTGGCGGATCGAGGTCGAGGCGGGCGTGACGACCGCCCGGCTGCACGCGCTCGCGCTCGAGAGCGGGCTGGCCTTCCCGCCCGATCCGGGCGCGTCGGAGCAGTCGCAGATCGGCGGCAACATCGCGACGAACGCCGGGGGGCCGCACGCGTTCCGCTACGGCGTCACGCGCAGGTGGGTGACGGGGCTGGAGGTCGTGCTCGCTCCCGGGCGCCTGGTGCGGCTGGGCGGCCCGACGCGGAAGGACGTGGCCGGCTACGACCTGATCGGGCTGCTGACCGGGTCCGAGGGGACGCTCGGGCTCGTCACGGCGGCGTGGCTGCGGCTCGTGCCGGCACCCGAGGCGCGGCACGTCGTCGTGGGCGTGTACGAGCGCGACCGCGCGGCATGCGACGCGATCGAGCGCATCCTCGGCAGCGGGATCGAGGCCGCCGCGATCGAGCTGCTCGACGCCACCGCTGCGCGGCTCGGCGGCGCAGGGTTCCCCGGGACGGTGCCCGAGGGGGCGCTGCTGCTCGCCGAGGCGGACGGCAGCCATGCCGAGGCGGCCGCGCGGCGAGACGCGCTGGTCGAGGCGATGGCGGGAGGCGGCGGGTCGGCGTTCATGCTGCCCGATGCGGGCGCGGCGTGGCGGTGGCGCGACGGGCTGTCGTCGCGGCTGGCGGCGGTCGAAGGGGGCAAGCTGTCCGAGGACGTCGCGGTGCCCCTCGACCGGCTGGGCGACCTGGTCGAGTCGGTGCCCCAGGTCGGGCGGAGCCACGGGCTGGTGGGCCTGAGCTTCGGCCATGCCGGCGACGGGAACATGCACTCGTCGTTCCTGGCGGATCCGGCCGACCGGGCCCGGTTCGCCGCGGCCGAGGCTGCGCGCGAGGAACTGCTGAGCCTTGCGATCGAGCTGGGCGGAACGATCTCGGCGGAGCACGGGCTGGGATCGGTGAAGGCGGGGCGGCTGGCCGACCAGTGGCCGGCCGAGGCGGTCGCGGCGCACCGTGCGGTGAAGGCGGCGCTCGATCCGGAGAATCTGTTCAACCCCGGGAAGAAGGTATGA
- a CDS encoding ArgE/DapE family deacylase, whose amino-acid sequence MSGIEERERRVVEAIGAGREELIALLSDLVGFDTTARALGDPARDEAALQEHLGDRLGAAGAEVDIWEPPAGEPPPGPQIPEGIEFDGRPQLAARFPGAGGGRSLILNGHIDVVESSPLEAWTTHPNRAEVRDGHLYGRGSCDMKGGVAAMTFAAMMLAREGVALAGDLTVCTVTDEESWGAGGLAAVAHGVAADACIVTEPSGLDTWVACRGSLIPTITVEGRPGHAGLSQPHREAGGAVNAFEKSLVVVDALRRLQEEWRNRADGRHPHLSTGDIVPCVVRSGEWAVTVPAGAELTYHVAHLPAHADPDGWGRPAQREIAEWIARAAAADPWLAEHPPRIVWTPGVPAAEVPDDHPIVETMLGAAAAIGRPGRITGMDSWHDGASFTLAGTPAICFGPGDLNLAHTTDEHVPVDDLVHCAQALAVATMRWCGVA is encoded by the coding sequence ATGAGCGGCATCGAGGAACGGGAACGGCGGGTGGTCGAGGCGATCGGCGCGGGACGCGAGGAGCTGATCGCGCTGTTGAGCGATCTGGTGGGGTTCGACACGACGGCTCGGGCGCTCGGGGACCCGGCGCGCGACGAGGCGGCGCTGCAGGAGCACCTCGGCGACCGGCTGGGGGCGGCCGGCGCGGAGGTGGACATCTGGGAGCCGCCGGCGGGCGAGCCGCCGCCCGGGCCGCAGATCCCCGAGGGCATCGAGTTCGACGGCCGGCCGCAGCTGGCGGCGCGGTTTCCGGGCGCGGGCGGCGGGCGCAGCCTGATCCTGAACGGGCACATCGACGTGGTCGAGTCGAGCCCGTTGGAGGCGTGGACGACCCACCCGAACCGCGCCGAGGTGCGCGACGGCCACCTGTACGGGCGCGGCTCGTGCGACATGAAGGGCGGCGTCGCCGCGATGACGTTCGCGGCGATGATGCTCGCGCGCGAGGGCGTCGCACTGGCCGGTGACCTGACGGTGTGCACGGTGACCGACGAGGAGTCCTGGGGCGCCGGCGGGCTGGCGGCCGTCGCACACGGGGTGGCGGCGGACGCCTGCATCGTCACGGAGCCGTCCGGTCTCGACACGTGGGTGGCGTGCCGGGGAAGCCTGATCCCGACCATCACGGTGGAGGGGCGGCCCGGCCATGCCGGACTGTCGCAGCCGCACCGCGAGGCGGGCGGCGCCGTGAACGCGTTCGAGAAGTCGCTCGTCGTGGTCGACGCGCTGCGACGCCTCCAGGAGGAGTGGCGGAACCGCGCGGACGGGCGGCACCCCCATCTCTCGACCGGCGACATCGTCCCGTGCGTGGTTCGAAGCGGCGAGTGGGCGGTGACGGTTCCCGCCGGCGCCGAGCTGACCTACCACGTCGCGCATCTGCCGGCCCACGCGGATCCCGACGGTTGGGGGCGTCCCGCGCAGCGCGAGATCGCGGAGTGGATCGCCCGGGCGGCCGCCGCCGACCCATGGCTGGCCGAGCACCCGCCGCGGATCGTTTGGACGCCCGGCGTCCCGGCGGCGGAGGTTCCCGACGACCATCCGATCGTCGAGACGATGCTCGGGGCGGCCGCCGCGATCGGCCGGCCGGGACGGATCACGGGGATGGACTCGTGGCACGACGGCGCATCGTTCACGCTCGCCGGCACGCCCGCGATCTGCTTCGGGCCGGGCGATCTCAACCTCGCGCACACCACGGACGAGCACGTGCCCGTGGACGACCTCGTCCACTGCGCGCAGGCGCTGGCGGTGGCGACCATGCGCTGGTGCGGCGTCGCCTGA